The Pyrococcus horikoshii OT3 genome includes a window with the following:
- a CDS encoding dihydropteroate synthase-like protein — MKILLVTGKLAEPIVRKYGKGCDVFVTPVTVAAFLTPRMIADFLEKAGVKGYDIILIPGLVRGSTEIIEEKTGIPTFKGPKNAIDLPIVLKAIKQGFKLSKTIPADELFSRDALRKVEDIRNKTKNKSYIRKALKKPWNILVGSLPVGFDFPARIIAEIVDAPKLSLEGLVKKANYYLSEGADIVDIGMVAGETNVKFLDVIPEFREVLGREVPISLDSLNAKELEAGLDFVDMILSVDWSNVEDLVTDKPVVLIPTDMKNGYFPLNPRDRVESLEKLKEKALSLGYKRIIADLILEHYPGFSRSIVAFSLYRDRNREDIMLAGVGNVTEMTDADSPGINALLAGIASELRISMLLTTEVSRKCTGSIRELRRAIDMTLLGGVKDVGLNLLLLKEKKDKGLRFEISKNIVEAKRKEVKLEDTYFRIFVDNGKIYVNAYKGMNLVITIVGNEPNEIMDTILDYFSLSPRHAFYLGRELEKAYTALKLRRSYAQEEELFRDFYTKKIYNP, encoded by the coding sequence GTGAAGATCCTACTCGTTACGGGAAAACTTGCTGAACCAATTGTAAGAAAATATGGGAAGGGATGTGATGTTTTTGTAACCCCTGTAACAGTTGCGGCATTTTTAACTCCCAGGATGATAGCTGATTTCTTGGAGAAGGCCGGTGTAAAGGGTTATGACATAATTCTGATTCCGGGTCTCGTTAGGGGATCCACAGAAATAATTGAGGAGAAAACGGGCATTCCAACATTCAAAGGTCCGAAAAATGCCATTGACTTACCGATTGTTCTAAAGGCAATAAAACAGGGATTTAAACTCAGTAAAACGATACCGGCTGATGAGCTATTCTCTAGGGATGCCCTAAGGAAAGTGGAGGACATAAGGAACAAAACTAAAAACAAATCTTACATAAGAAAGGCACTAAAAAAACCTTGGAACATTCTAGTTGGTTCCCTTCCCGTAGGTTTTGACTTTCCAGCTAGAATAATTGCTGAGATCGTTGATGCACCTAAACTATCCCTCGAGGGACTAGTAAAAAAAGCAAATTATTACCTTAGTGAAGGGGCCGATATTGTTGACATTGGTATGGTAGCAGGGGAAACAAATGTTAAATTCTTAGATGTGATACCAGAGTTTAGGGAAGTTTTAGGTAGGGAAGTTCCAATATCCCTTGATTCTTTAAATGCTAAGGAGCTTGAAGCTGGCCTTGACTTCGTTGACATGATCCTTAGCGTAGACTGGAGCAATGTGGAGGACCTAGTTACCGACAAACCAGTAGTCTTAATTCCAACTGATATGAAAAATGGCTATTTTCCATTAAATCCCAGAGATAGGGTTGAATCTCTTGAAAAATTAAAGGAAAAAGCATTATCTCTTGGATATAAAAGGATTATAGCTGATCTAATACTCGAGCATTATCCGGGATTCTCTAGATCAATAGTGGCCTTCTCCCTTTACAGGGATAGAAACAGGGAAGATATAATGCTAGCTGGTGTGGGAAACGTTACTGAGATGACGGATGCTGACAGTCCTGGGATAAATGCCCTTCTCGCTGGAATAGCCAGCGAATTAAGGATCTCAATGCTCTTGACAACTGAAGTAAGTAGGAAATGCACTGGATCCATTAGAGAGCTTAGAAGGGCTATTGACATGACGCTCTTGGGCGGTGTAAAGGATGTTGGTCTTAACTTACTTCTCTTAAAGGAGAAGAAAGATAAAGGATTGAGATTTGAGATTTCAAAAAATATCGTTGAGGCGAAGCGTAAAGAGGTAAAGCTTGAGGATACCTACTTTAGGATATTCGTGGATAATGGGAAGATATATGTAAATGCCTATAAGGGGATGAATCTTGTCATAACTATAGTCGGAAATGAACCCAATGAGATAATGGACACGATCCTTGACTATTTTTCGCTTTCTCCGAGACATGCTTTTTATCTTGGTAGGGAGCTAGAAAAGGCATATACTGCGTTAAAGCTTAGAAGATCTTATGCCCAGGAAGAAGAGCTTTTCAGGGATTTTTATACTAAAAAGATTTATAACCCTTAA
- a CDS encoding KaiC domain-containing protein, protein MTRRVKTGIPGVDEILHGGIPERNVVLLSGGPGTGKTIFSQQFLWNGLKMGEPGIYVALEEHPVQVRQNMAQFGWDVKPYEEKGMFAMVDAFTAGIGKSKEYEKYIVHDLTDIREFIEVLRQAIRDINAKRVVVDSVTTLYINKPAMARSIILQLKRVLAGTGCTSIFVSQVSVGERGFGGPGVEHGVDGIIRLDLDEIDGELKRSLIVWKMRGTSHSMRRHPFDITDKGIIVYPDKVLKRGKVLEL, encoded by the coding sequence ATGACTAGGAGAGTCAAAACTGGAATTCCGGGAGTTGATGAGATACTTCATGGAGGAATACCTGAAAGGAACGTCGTACTACTTAGTGGAGGACCTGGAACTGGAAAAACAATATTCAGTCAACAATTCTTGTGGAATGGACTTAAGATGGGTGAACCAGGAATTTACGTAGCCCTAGAGGAGCATCCAGTTCAAGTTAGACAGAACATGGCCCAATTCGGTTGGGATGTTAAACCATATGAAGAGAAAGGAATGTTTGCGATGGTGGATGCATTTACAGCTGGAATAGGTAAGAGCAAGGAATATGAGAAGTACATAGTTCACGACCTTACCGACATTAGGGAGTTCATAGAGGTGCTGAGGCAGGCGATAAGAGATATTAATGCAAAGAGGGTTGTCGTTGATTCCGTAACGACCCTTTACATAAACAAACCTGCAATGGCAAGGAGCATAATACTTCAACTTAAGAGAGTTTTAGCCGGAACTGGATGTACCAGTATATTCGTAAGCCAGGTAAGCGTAGGGGAGAGAGGATTTGGAGGTCCTGGAGTTGAGCATGGAGTTGATGGGATAATAAGGTTAGATTTAGACGAAATAGATGGAGAACTTAAGCGTTCCTTAATAGTCTGGAAGATGCGCGGAACTAGTCATAGCATGAGAAGGCATCCCTTCGATATAACCGATAAGGGAATAATCGTGTACCCCGATAAGGTTCTGAAGAGAGGAAAGGTTCTAGAATTATAA
- a CDS encoding DHH family phosphoesterase, with amino-acid sequence MRVLVLGGGVLGRAIAEALIGEFDVTVIEKDSIRAQALAESGLQVVQGDFSYTATLLKAHIERADLIIITTMDVQTIAKTLHVVKSNNKNASVLIILPEDRSVEDIESVLKEEYEMDVKIDYVINPRTAIVKNVVETIEKIGEKKNALKLLNKLNEIKEKTDTLLIVMHDNPDPDCMASASALAVIAQSIGLKTQIVYGGDITHHQNRAMVNVLGMEFRKVSRGSYEIKRHKAIAIVDAQPNGNITILDEEDLNKIEIIIDHHQILQNLREKLPPNCFVDIRTDVNATSSIMAEYLKALEIPITETLATALFYGMYIDTKKFSKLSRVDINAIEFLTGKVNYELLDKIEFPDISTETAEILARAILNRKIYKNVIISNVGFIANRDAIAEAADFLLRLEGITTVLVFGIVDDRIEISARTRDVRVNIGNVMKEAFGEIGSGGGHPQAGGARIPLGIFKLARDKTSLLRLVEEAITEKFLEALGMKEVS; translated from the coding sequence ATGAGGGTGTTAGTCCTTGGGGGAGGGGTGTTAGGGAGAGCTATAGCTGAAGCTTTAATTGGAGAATTTGATGTGACTGTGATAGAGAAGGATAGCATAAGGGCACAAGCTTTAGCTGAGAGTGGCCTTCAGGTTGTTCAGGGGGATTTTTCCTACACAGCAACCCTACTAAAGGCTCATATTGAGAGGGCTGACTTGATAATAATTACAACGATGGATGTTCAGACCATTGCTAAGACGCTCCATGTCGTTAAGTCAAATAATAAGAACGCATCTGTTTTGATAATACTCCCCGAGGATAGATCTGTCGAGGACATAGAATCCGTATTAAAAGAGGAGTATGAAATGGATGTGAAGATAGACTATGTGATAAATCCAAGAACTGCAATTGTAAAGAATGTAGTTGAAACGATAGAAAAAATAGGAGAAAAGAAGAATGCTCTTAAGTTGCTGAACAAGTTAAACGAAATAAAGGAGAAGACGGATACTCTGCTGATAGTTATGCATGACAATCCAGATCCCGATTGTATGGCAAGTGCATCTGCCCTTGCAGTAATAGCCCAGAGCATTGGATTAAAGACTCAGATAGTTTATGGTGGGGATATAACCCATCATCAAAATAGGGCCATGGTTAACGTTCTTGGAATGGAGTTTAGGAAGGTCTCCAGGGGAAGTTATGAGATAAAGAGGCATAAGGCCATCGCGATAGTGGATGCCCAACCGAATGGAAATATAACAATTCTTGATGAAGAGGATTTGAATAAGATTGAAATTATAATCGATCATCATCAGATACTTCAAAATTTAAGAGAGAAGTTGCCTCCTAATTGTTTCGTAGATATAAGGACCGATGTCAATGCAACTTCTTCCATAATGGCCGAGTACCTCAAGGCCCTCGAAATACCGATAACTGAAACCCTCGCAACGGCCCTCTTCTATGGGATGTATATTGATACAAAAAAGTTCTCCAAGTTGAGTAGAGTTGACATAAATGCTATAGAGTTCCTGACTGGGAAAGTTAACTATGAGTTGCTAGATAAGATAGAGTTTCCAGATATAAGCACGGAAACTGCTGAAATATTAGCAAGGGCTATTTTAAACAGAAAAATATACAAGAATGTGATAATAAGTAACGTGGGATTTATAGCAAATAGGGATGCTATAGCTGAGGCAGCAGACTTCTTATTAAGGCTGGAGGGAATAACAACTGTACTAGTATTTGGAATAGTTGATGATAGGATAGAAATTTCAGCGAGAACTAGGGATGTTAGGGTCAACATAGGAAACGTCATGAAGGAAGCATTTGGAGAAATCGGAAGTGGAGGAGGTCATCCTCAGGCCGGTGGAGCTAGAATTCCACTTGGAATATTCAAGCTAGCAAGGGATAAGACATCCTTACTAAGGCTCGTTGAGGAGGCCATTACTGAGAAGTTCTTAGAAGCCCTCGGAATGAAGGAGGTTTCATGA
- a CDS encoding cobalamin-dependent protein (Presence of a B(12) (cobalamin)-binding domain implies dependence on cobalamin itself, in one of its several forms, or in some unusual lineages, dependence on a cobalamin-like analog.), giving the protein MVERSKVRVLVAKPGLDGHDRGAKVVARALRDAGYEVIYTGIRQTPEQIVEAVIEEDVDVLGISILSGAHMVLIPKILKLLEEKGIKVNEDVLVVAGGIIPPDDAEELKKMGVAEVFGPGTPLREIIEFIDKNVGKLKKFRESS; this is encoded by the coding sequence ATGGTTGAAAGGTCAAAGGTTAGAGTTCTCGTGGCAAAACCTGGGCTTGATGGTCATGATAGAGGGGCTAAAGTTGTAGCTAGGGCATTAAGAGATGCTGGCTATGAAGTGATTTACACAGGTATAAGGCAGACACCTGAACAGATCGTTGAAGCTGTTATAGAGGAAGATGTAGATGTTCTAGGGATAAGCATCCTTTCGGGAGCTCACATGGTTCTGATACCTAAGATACTGAAACTCCTGGAGGAGAAGGGTATTAAAGTAAATGAGGATGTTCTTGTTGTTGCAGGGGGCATAATCCCTCCAGACGATGCAGAAGAACTAAAGAAGATGGGTGTAGCCGAAGTCTTTGGCCCAGGAACTCCTCTTAGGGAAATAATTGAATTTATAGACAAGAACGTTGGAAAATTAAAGAAGTTTCGAGAGAGTTCATAA
- a CDS encoding transcriptional regulator, translated as MEVIKVSEIEIPLNPITRSEIHQLESLLLFATLFRPEVIELIKDPAERLTWVDSLAVAAGAIAREKAGMTVSEIARELGRTEQTIRKHLKGESKAGQLVRETYDLIKQGKLDELIKTIEMIEKGGLKEVVAKEEYEKLLKEYEKLKKEFEEVKAKLEATELENLEKAKKEIEELKERIETLEKEKKELEKELKESKVKLMEYEAKAKKVEELEEKLKEYEEKSREIEGRIKDYEEKIRELEEEKKGLEEKINVLENRIENLKNGIRSAKEALERLLEEG; from the coding sequence ATGGAGGTGATCAAAGTGTCAGAAATTGAAATCCCACTAAATCCAATAACTAGGAGCGAGATCCATCAACTAGAGAGCTTATTACTGTTCGCAACCCTCTTCAGACCAGAAGTTATTGAGTTGATAAAAGATCCAGCAGAGAGACTCACGTGGGTGGATAGCTTAGCGGTAGCGGCAGGTGCGATAGCAAGAGAGAAAGCAGGAATGACTGTTAGCGAGATAGCAAGAGAGCTCGGTAGAACTGAGCAGACGATAAGGAAGCATTTGAAAGGGGAAAGCAAAGCTGGTCAGCTTGTTAGAGAAACCTACGACTTGATCAAGCAAGGTAAGCTGGATGAGCTGATAAAGACTATAGAGATGATAGAAAAAGGAGGACTAAAAGAGGTAGTTGCAAAGGAAGAGTATGAAAAGCTACTCAAAGAGTATGAAAAACTAAAGAAGGAATTCGAAGAGGTAAAAGCCAAGCTTGAGGCTACAGAGCTTGAAAATCTAGAGAAAGCCAAGAAGGAAATTGAAGAACTAAAAGAAAGAATTGAAACATTGGAGAAAGAAAAGAAAGAGTTAGAGAAAGAGCTCAAGGAAAGTAAAGTGAAGCTAATGGAATATGAAGCCAAAGCAAAGAAAGTCGAAGAACTGGAGGAAAAGCTAAAAGAATACGAGGAGAAGAGCAGAGAAATTGAAGGTAGGATAAAAGATTATGAAGAGAAAATAAGAGAACTTGAAGAGGAGAAGAAAGGACTTGAGGAGAAGATAAATGTCCTTGAAAATAGGATCGAAAATCTAAAGAATGGCATTAGAAGCGCAAAGGAGGCACTAGAAAGACTTCTCGAAGAGGGGTGA
- a CDS encoding PUA domain-containing protein, whose protein sequence is MSGELRVRRVSSWEFDLILREAEKYGELSHEFFSIVEGEYRDVYAVNESVWKLVEKLPLKPYSLGTFVGTIRVDDNLVEKFYPNIEFFSLVKVTKNYAVLGPKASFLFTTGKDVPKRAVKKLNWQGSRKILIYNDLGDIIGIGMINPRNDEKFIKNLKDVGEFLRR, encoded by the coding sequence ATGAGTGGTGAGCTAAGGGTTAGAAGAGTTTCTTCCTGGGAGTTCGATCTAATTTTAAGGGAAGCTGAGAAGTACGGGGAACTTTCCCATGAATTTTTTTCCATAGTTGAGGGTGAGTATAGGGATGTTTACGCAGTCAATGAGAGCGTTTGGAAGCTCGTGGAAAAGCTTCCACTTAAGCCTTATTCTCTGGGAACTTTTGTTGGAACTATAAGAGTAGATGATAACCTCGTTGAAAAATTCTATCCAAATATAGAGTTCTTCTCCCTAGTGAAGGTTACGAAAAACTATGCTGTTCTTGGCCCAAAGGCATCTTTCCTGTTCACAACTGGAAAAGACGTCCCGAAAAGGGCAGTCAAGAAGCTTAACTGGCAGGGAAGTAGAAAGATACTAATCTACAATGATCTTGGAGATATAATAGGAATTGGCATGATAAATCCCAGGAATGATGAAAAGTTCATAAAAAACTTAAAAGATGTGGGAGAATTTTTAAGGCGTTAA
- a CDS encoding SDH family Clp fold serine proteinase, producing the protein MDPLSGFLGSLIWWFLFLYLLLWPQMQYRQLQLAREKLLERLARKRNSTVITLIHRQESIGLFGIPVYRFISIEDSEEVLRAIRMAPKDKPIDLIIHTPGGLVLAATQIAKALKDHPAETRVIVPHYAMSGGTLIALAADKIIMDPHAVLGPVDPQLGQYPAPSIVRAVEKKGVDKVDDQTLILADVAEKAIRQVRDFIFNLLKDKYGEEKAKELAQVLTEGRWTHDYPITVEEAKKLGLNVSTDVPEEVYALMELYKQPIRQRGTVEFVPYPMKQEGKH; encoded by the coding sequence GTGGATCCTCTTAGTGGTTTCCTAGGTTCCTTAATTTGGTGGTTTCTCTTTTTGTACCTTTTGCTGTGGCCTCAAATGCAGTATAGACAACTACAACTGGCCAGGGAGAAGTTATTAGAGAGGCTTGCCAGGAAAAGGAACTCCACTGTTATAACGTTAATCCATAGGCAGGAAAGCATAGGCCTCTTTGGAATTCCAGTTTACAGGTTTATAAGCATCGAAGACAGTGAAGAAGTTTTAAGGGCAATAAGGATGGCCCCAAAGGATAAGCCGATAGATCTGATAATTCACACTCCTGGAGGTTTGGTCTTAGCCGCAACCCAGATAGCTAAAGCTCTAAAAGATCATCCCGCCGAAACTAGGGTTATAGTCCCTCACTATGCAATGAGTGGTGGAACCCTCATAGCGCTGGCCGCTGATAAGATAATAATGGATCCTCATGCTGTTCTAGGCCCTGTTGATCCTCAACTCGGCCAGTACCCAGCACCTAGCATAGTGAGAGCAGTAGAAAAGAAGGGAGTTGATAAAGTCGATGATCAAACCCTAATACTAGCTGATGTTGCAGAGAAGGCTATAAGGCAGGTTAGGGATTTCATATTTAATCTCCTTAAGGATAAGTACGGTGAGGAGAAGGCAAAGGAATTAGCCCAGGTGTTAACTGAGGGAAGATGGACTCATGATTATCCAATTACCGTAGAGGAAGCCAAGAAACTAGGATTAAACGTTTCAACTGACGTTCCAGAGGAAGTTTACGCTCTTATGGAACTCTATAAGCAACCTATAAGACAAAGAGGAACGGTAGAGTTTGTCCCATATCCAATGAAACAGGAAGGTAAGCATTAA